A region from the Spiroplasma taiwanense CT-1 genome encodes:
- a CDS encoding ferredoxin, whose product MKKTWIDKSICIGCMACVEMDETETLFMDDDGFAEAKENDLELFECQMVCPTGAVKVNEN is encoded by the coding sequence ATGAAAAAAACCTGAATTGATAAATCAATTTGTATTGGTTGCATGGCTTGTGTAGAAATGGATGAAACTGAAACATTATTTATGGATGATGATGGATTCGCTGAAGCAAAAGAAAATGATTTAGAATTATTTGAATGTCAAATGGTTTGTCCAACTGGTGCAGTTAAAGTTAATGAAAATTAA